The nucleotide sequence CGGGGGGAGGAAATCGCTCGTGGAGGACGGACGTTCCGGGTGGGCGACAAGGTCATGCAAATAAAAAATGATTACGACCGTGAAGTATTTAATGGTGACATCGGGCGAATCGTAAAAATTGATTCAGAAGAACAAGAGGTAATTGTCGTCGTTGATGGGCGAGACGTGAAATATGAGTACACAGACCTTGACGAACTAGTTCTTGCCTATGGCGTGTCGATTCACAAATCGCAGGGATCTGAGTATCCAGCAATTGTTATCCCGATAATGATGCAACACTATATAATGCTACAAAGAAATTTGACATATACTGGAATTACTCGAGGAAGGAAACTTGTTGTCCTCGTTGGCCAAAAGAAAGCACTTGGCATAGCCGTCAGGAACAATAAGACGCTATTCAGAAACACTCATCTGAACAAAAGAATAGCACTGGCGAAATAGAAGGCAATCCGTGTCGTGGTTTGTTTATATAGTCGAATGTTCGGACGACACTCTATATTGCGGAATAACTTGTGATATGGATCGTAGAATTAATGAGCATAATGGGCTGCAGCCAGGTGGAGCAAGATACACAAGAAATCGCAGGCCTGTCCGGCTTGTTTTGAGTGCAATTTTTGAAAATAGATCAGAAGCTTCAAGGGCAGAATATAAAATCAAAATGACACGCAAAGGCAAGAAAGTGCAAACATTGCATGCACTATCAGAGCTTGGCCATGAAAAAGCTCAGTAGGTTCTTATCTTTTTCAACCCGTGGCATTGGCGACCAGATACGATCTCATTGCAAGAATAATCAACGGTGGTTGCGACGTGGCAAATGATATGAATTCACTGGAAAGCATTTTTAGCGAAAAAATTATTTTTGATGCTGTCAAAGCGATTGTTCGCACAAAAGATAAAGACGCTTATTTAAAATGGCTAAGCGAAAACATTAAGCATTACCTCCCAGAGGATTTTGATTTTACTGATGACGAGCGACAATCGCTGAATGAAGTTGCAACAGTCCTTGGACGAATTATTTGGAACGCCACCCCTCTCCCCTGGAACAAATTTCGACCGCAGCCCTTGCCCACACCAGGAAGAAATGAAAAATGCTTTTGCGGGTCAGGGAAAAAATACAAACAATGTTGCGGTGACAGCATAAACAAACTACCCCAGATTGACCCTCAAATCATTTGGCCGATCCTGGTTTCGGTTATTCCTTCAAAAGAACTGAAAGAAGCTCTTCTAAATTCACCGATACCCATAAATGCCATTCTCGTAGTCGCTGACAGATATGTTAAAGACGGTCTCCCACAAAAGACCATTTCCTTATTGCAACCATTTTTTAAAGACGAAATCAAAGGACACGGAGAAGAATTTGACTACGCCCTCCATTTGCTTTGCAACGCGTATGACGATTTAGATAAATACAGATCAAAACATAACTTGCTCAAAAAGATAGTAGAAACAGCACCACGCTCTCCACTTAGATCTTCGGCCTGGCAACGACTGGCAGCCATTCGAATCGACAAAGGAGACACTGCAGGGGCTTGGGAAGCATTTAAAAATGCGATGAAGGATAGCCCGGACTCAGTTGATTTGAGCCACTTAGAGCTACAACTCCTTGCCGTTGAAGGAAAATGGAGTCAGGTCCAGGAAAGGGCCAACTTTTGGCTCAAGAAATTCAAAAATCTGCCCAAGGAAGCACAGGTTGACTAT is from Solidesulfovibrio magneticus RS-1 and encodes:
- a CDS encoding GIY-YIG nuclease family protein, whose translation is MSWFVYIVECSDDTLYCGITCDMDRRINEHNGLQPGGARYTRNRRPVRLVLSAIFENRSEASRAEYKIKMTRKGKKVQTLHALSELGHEKAQ